A region of Desulfonispora thiosulfatigenes DSM 11270 DNA encodes the following proteins:
- a CDS encoding AzlD domain-containing protein, whose product MNKVVLTIIFMTVVTYIPRFIPITFCRGQLNSKFLNSFLYYVPYAVLGALIFPDILNSTPHTISAVIGGISAIILAFMNKGLMTVVIGAIAVVYICEKLI is encoded by the coding sequence ATGAATAAAGTAGTCCTCACAATTATTTTCATGACTGTTGTTACTTATATACCAAGATTTATTCCTATTACTTTTTGTCGTGGTCAGCTTAATTCAAAATTTTTAAATTCCTTTTTATATTACGTTCCTTATGCTGTATTAGGTGCTTTGATATTTCCAGATATTTTAAACTCTACCCCACATACTATATCTGCAGTTATTGGGGGAATTAGTGCAATTATTCTTGCTTTTATGAATAAAGGTTTAATGACGGTAGTAATTGGGGCAATTGCTGTTGTTTATATTTGTGAAAAATTAATCTAG